GAAGCCCATCAGCACATCAGCGCTATGCTGAACTCGTTGACCGTAGAGTGACCGTGTTCGTGTCGGGTGGCAGCTTTGTATGGGGGGGTTTCTTCCATCTCACACAGGTAGGGAGGTGCAACCGGAAGCAGCGTGCTTGTGCAGCAGGGAGGCACGGCTGAAGGTGCGAGAGCAGGAGGAGCATTGGTAGCGCTTGACGCGCTCGTGCGTCTGCAGGTGGGCGCGCAGGTTCGAGCGGTCAGCGAAGGCCCTGCTGCACTGGGGGCAGCTGAACGGTCGCTCTCCTGGACGCAGAAACAGAAGAACACCATCAGGAATGGAGATGCGGAAGTTCAGTTAGGAGAAGGTccactttacaaaaaaattattttgctcaTTATTTGAGAAATTTCATAACAGAAAGGACTGTgatggctcagcaggtagcaccgcTGCCTCAAAATTCTGGGCAGAGCTTTAGGATCAGGGTTCGAATATGGCTCTGTCCATGAGGAGTCTGCCTGTTCTCCCTATGTTCATAAGTGTTTCCACCCTAAGGCTGTGTTTAGGAGTTGCCACCGGTTCACACAAGTGCATGTCCCCTGACCTCACTGTAGAGGTAAATGAGTGCTTTTCTGGTACAACACCCCCGTCCAAGATTCTCACAAACTTTAACGCAAAATTCAGACCGACTTCTTCTAGGAGTCAGAAATGCAGTAAGAGGACTCGACGCAGCCAAGAGGAAGGGTCACTACCGCTGCTCAAACCCTTTTCCTGGCACTGTTTCACCCGgtgctcacctgtgtgtgtgcggatgTGTCCCCGCAGCAGCCAGGGCCGAGAGAAGGCCTTCCCGCAGGTAGGACACACGcagggcagtgtgtgtgagcggaTGTGCATCTTGAGGGCCCCCAGTGTGCCGTACTCCCTGGCGCAGTGTTTGCAGAAGAAAGCGCCGCGCCGGCGGGTCGGGTGGGACGGCTCGGATGATCTGGGGCCCGCGTCCCTCGCGCGCCGTTTGCTCCGCTGCGGTTGGCATCGGGGAAGCTCCGGGCTGGGGGGGTCCGATGTCCGTCcgccgtcctcctcctcgtccccgctgctgctgcggctgGAGTTTGAGATGCTGGTTTCCACCCGGACGTGCGGATGCGGAGCGGAGCCCGGGGGAACGTCCCACACGAGTCCAGCAGCGCAGTGCTCCGCCGGGGGGAAGGTGTCACccgtcacagcacctggggacaggggacaggtgTGAGCGGAAAGGTGGACAGAACTCGGACGGTGAGGAAGGGACAGAGCGGAAAGGCAGCAGATCAGGGGTCAGTTAAAGGACATTGACCTCCTGGTCCTTAACTGAcctccggctcctcgcgaccaAGGGACAGTTTACCACGAATAGCGCCGACAGCATCCATCTGAAGCAGGACGACGTACAGCAGTAAAAGAGCAAACGCGCTCTCAGCTCACGCTCAGAAATGAGAATAGCAGGGTATCCGGGGTAACAAGCGACGCAGTAAAAGTGAGGTAAATCACTCACCAGccttcacctccagctctcCGTAATCGGGCTTTTTACGGTTGAAGTTCTTCTTAACGAGGAAGGACCGCGGCATGTCGGGGCGGCGCGAGGACACGGGGTCCACAGCTGGACAAAGTGAGACAGATGTGTGAAGCGGCGGTCCGATTCGGACCCGTTCTGATGCTCCGGGTcgaaaaagtgtcagtgaagtGCCGGGATGGGAGCGAAGtgagactgagtcagtgtctccGTTTCTCATCTGTCTCacgggagggggcagggtgcgGGGTGTGACCTCACAAACCGCTGACACCTtccagtagtaataataataataataaattataataataatgagcgcTCTCGCCCAGTTGGCAGTGAGTTAAAAAGATGCGTTCAgctcagaaatgttttttaatactTCTTATAAACGTGTGTTTTTCACATCTCGTTTGAAACACCGCTT
Above is a genomic segment from Scleropages formosus chromosome 5, fSclFor1.1, whole genome shotgun sequence containing:
- the LOC108926420 gene encoding protein snail homolog Sna-like; the protein is MPRSFLVKKNFNRKKPDYGELEVKAGAVTGDTFPPAEHCAAGLVWDVPPGSAPHPHVRVETSISNSSRSSSGDEEEDGGRTSDPPSPELPRCQPQRSKRRARDAGPRSSEPSHPTRRRGAFFCKHCAREYGTLGALKMHIRSHTLPCVCPTCGKAFSRPWLLRGHIRTHTGERPFSCPQCSRAFADRSNLRAHLQTHERVKRYQCSSCSRTFSRASLLHKHAASGCTSLPV